Genomic window (Nymphaea colorata isolate Beijing-Zhang1983 chromosome 1, ASM883128v2, whole genome shotgun sequence):
GAATTGCCCAGCCCCAAGCACCAACATGTTGGAATGCCGAATCCGTTTTCCTTGTTAGATCTTAGATCCACGGTTCTCAATGTAAAACGGATTTGAAAATCATGGACCCCAAACAAAGCTGGATTTCCTTGTAATTATGGACCCCATATCAGAATCGGACCAAATAAATTGAGATGGGTGGAAAAAAAGATTTCCTCAAAGGTTTTTCCACGGCAAAAGTTCCGTTGTTTATTTTCCATCGGTTAAAAAAGATCCCAAATCggtgaagaaaagagaaactcaATACGAAGTCAatgattttggatttagatttaaatttggatctagatttgacaGGTTGAAAAGGGTTGATTTACACGCCTTCTCGACAGGATACTCGATTCAGTTTGCTACAACATTCATTCACGTCCATCCATTGCCAGTACAAACGATGAGTACGTTGTTAATATTCTCAAAGAcaatcattatcaatagaacAAAACCACCGGTATTCCGTGTGGACATGAAATCCGTTGAACCAATTTCAAAGAGAAAATCCAGGTTGATTCAACAGCTAAATTCGAGTTCAATGTCCGAAGCTTTCGAAAGAGATTTTAATTATATCTGATTTTGACCGATATCCGGATCTGATATATAGAAAACCCAATTTAGTTATAAATTTCTTTATTCATCTTCGAATCTGACTCCCACTGCCATGAAACAACGCTGCATTCAGTCCACTAATGCACTCAATTGGGTTTTCTTTATCTCTGGAAATAGCAACATCGAATACCAGAGATCCGGATCGCGCATGTAACTTTGATGAGATTGATTGGTAATTAGATTCAACTTCAACTGAATTATTACGTATGATTAGGTTCCGATATTGTTCAGAAACAAATCTCCACAACAGATCTCCGATTAAATACGAGACTAAATCTGaaatgtaaaacaaaataaaaccaCACAATTTACATCTGCGTCCCATCAAATATCAAATCACATCCGAAAAGttaaataaaattatatgtGTTGATAAGAAGGTGTATGGTGCCATTGAGATCCAGGGCGGCGCGCTCGTAACGGAAACTGGCTGATCCGGATCCCGAGAGGGAGCAGAGCTCTCCGGTTTCGTCAAGGCAAAGATCCGGGCCGACGTCAGCCGTCGGGGGAGTCCGAGGGATACGGGCGCCTCACCTTTCCTCTGCCCTATTAAACATTCCCACCCATCATATTCTTCGCACGCTCCGGCACAGAGCGGCGGAGGTCCACGTGGCGGTGGCGGCCGAGGGGTTCCGGACGGGACGCCCGGCGCCGGTGAATGATGATTTTTGCCAGCCCCCCACGAAATCATGGCCGAGCTTTCCCCTCCAGAACGGCTGCGGCAATCATGCCGTCCTCCTGAACCCCCCCCGCCCTCTCCACTATAAATGTTCTACTTCCATTTCTAGAAACAACCACCGACCTTCCTCTCCCTCCGCCTCCTCCTTTCTCGACGGAAAAGTTTTGCTTTCTGTGTCGACGACATGGCACGCCGCGGGACCGCGCTGCTCTTGGCGTTTCTCGTGGCCCTGAGTCTTCTTCTAGATGGTGGCAATGGTGAGTTTACGCTCTCCCTGTCTCTTTCCTTCCCTAGTGAAGGAATATTCAACGTTCCTTCTTCTCAAGAGTTGGTCTGAGTGTCTAAAAGCGAGTGAATGATTTTTGACATGGTTTCTTTTTGCTGTTTGGCGTCTACTTCTGATCGAATTTCTACTTTAACTTCATTGCTTATCTCTGTTGACTGTGGTTGTAACAGGGGCAAGAGGAGCAGCTGTTCATGGGTTTGGAGCTCCGAAGCTAAGGAGAGCAGCAGGAAACATGGGAAAGACTGAAGAGTGGCTGCTGAGGCAGGTCCCTTCTGGTCCGGACCCTCTTCATCATAATGGTAGCCCGAGGAAGCCCCAGACTCCTTGATATCGTTTTTCCATAGCGTCGGTTCGCCCTCTGCGGCTCACAATTTCACCTTTTTCTTGGTGCGGCTAATCTTTGTGATGGGAAatcttatataatatatacacatgaatgGACGTGTAGCTCTGTGGCCTTGGTTCACAAGTTAAGCGTACGTACCGGTGACTTTGTGGATCATCGTCGTcgatatatatgtaatatgtacGTAGGAAATTGACGTATTAAAGGAGAAGATGGCCATGTTCTGCCTCTTTTGATGTAATGCTTTTGCACCCTCGTTTTCATAATGAAAATTTAATGTGTAAATGATCTTAGCCGtctatctttctttccttttatatatatatatatatatatatatatatatatagagagagagagagagagagggcctgTTTATATCCTTGAGTGGAGTGATTGTCCTTGCACCTCTAGAAGCACTTCGTGCGTTTATAGTTCGATTGGGGTTTGCAGCTTTTCTCTTGCTTACGTTGTTAGCAGCAGAGGTTCCCACAGTTCTGGAATTTCCATACCAAACTTAAAAGTTTTATTGATAATGGTCAAAGCATAGTCCCTCCCATTCCATCCATCCATGCTGACAAAAATTTCAGTTAGTAATGAGCAGAATTACTTTATCTTGGATTGTTATCGTATTCATTAGTTATCGTTACTTTTTTCTAGTGGGTAAGGCATCAGTGGGCGCAAGCACAAGTTTATGAAACTTGCATATCttataagaggaaaaaaaaaagtaaattttcaaaattttattaatagCTACCTTAATAGAAATCATCTCATGAATTCGGTTTCTTTCTAATATTATATGACAATTGTGGTCTTGTCGTGTATTAATCTTTTGCTTGTCCTTGAGAAAGTCctgtattttcaaaattctttacGTCTGTAAAATATAAGTGAAGAACAAACTTCTGTTAACAAATTAACGTTAATGATCAGACTAAAATGGGTTAAGTCGCAAAGGTAGAATCTTGGTCGCCCGTAACTTAATAATGAACCTGAGGATCATCCAAATGGGAGAGAGGCAGTCTGTCGATGCTTTTTTTGATGGGTATGGGTGATTTACGTGAAAGATCTGTCAGAGATTACGGCAGAATCTTTCTTTTACGTTTATCGGTGACAGGATCATGCAGGGAAGAAGATTTGCTTTCAATTAACTCGGTGTCAGATCTTCGAGAACGCAAAATTCATAACGCCGGCCGCATTAATTTAACAGCTTCAAACCAGAAGACGACGCATTACTCGATGTTTAATGTGATCAGAGACGTAGCTGATTTAACGGCGACCAACTAATTCTTATAAATCTATAAATTGCTTGAATTGAACGCATACTTAAGACTAAATATCACTTCATACGTACGATTAAGAGTCATGGACACACAACCCTCTCGTGCAAAACTTTTTCATGGATCGCATGTCACGATCCGTCCTTCGAAAACAATAATTGCTAGATTCTCGACAAGTGTTTTTGCCGTTTGGGCACAAGTGTCCTGCGTTTGGGGCAGTGACCTACACTTGACGTCACGAGGGATACGGACCCGATGGGGCTCTTAACGGACTCTTCAGCGTACGAAGAGCAGGACAAAAAAGGGTATTTCGGTAAATGAGCACGTCCCGGCACCCCATAATTCGGAAGAAGGGCGGGAGCGGCATCTCTGGTTAGTGTTTGTAAGGCGACGGCGGTACAGTTGGCCGAGGGTTAGATCCGGATCCTGATGTTTGATTGAAACCTTTCGGGTCCAATTTGTAATCATCAACGTTGGATCTCCAGCCCCTGCCTGTTGGACATGGGCAGATGGAAGATTAAAGCaccaacacaaaaaaaaaaggaaaagggatgATGTTACGGGCCCGGGACGCTGGGGAGTTCGGATCGGATGGAGCGTTTGTTActctttcatgaatttgcttcatAAACTAGATCAGATTCTCTTAAAATTGTTACTCAATGTTTCATGATTCTACTTTAATATTTAGGACAGGTTTACGATGAAGTAACAAGTTGTCGTTGTTGCTAAAAAATGTCTCTTATGGTTATCGAGAATTTGGATCTCTCTTGCATGTCTTTTGTTTCTCCAAAATTCAGTCAACTTCATTAAATGCAATGTTttccaagttctttttttttttgtttttcttttttccaacttTCACTTCATGTAGTGTTTCCTTTAGACGGCAAACTGTTTAAACTTAATTTTGAGTTCACTCCCGCCTAGCTTTCAACATCtttcattcatttaaatatttggtatctaaggatgtcaatagattggGTTTGAAATGGATGCAACGTTTACcatatctaatttttcgaaTGTTCAatacaaataaacaaaagtttATCCCAtttccaaatccgatttttagaTTAGCGATTCCAATCagacttttattttcatatctgaatctcaTTTTGAACACCCAACTAAATATGAACCGCAATATGATGGGTTAAGAACCTACCTTGAAAATGTAACTAGAATATTGGATGTTTATTTGAAACTCCGTTCAACACAATCAACtacttgtttaaaaatgaacCGGAATCGGAAAAAATGCTgttttcttaaattcaaatctaatccaattttttaatcaaatgttAAACCTTTTTTGTTACATAACCCACTTTTTTGTATCAGATCGATGGGATATCTGATTCAAGTAGAAGCTTCTTCTTACATCTTCTGTATAAATACATTGAAAGTGGAAAAGTAGTTTGCACAGTTCCTGGAAAAACAGTTTGTGGGAATCTACCAAGTCAACCTTCGTATCATTTCTGCGTTCCAAGAGTACaatttccatgttttttttttctatgctCACTGAAATAAGTTTTTAGAATATATACCGAAGAGGAGGGAAGCTTTATGGACGGTCATAATCCACCAATAGTGTCTAACATAACTGTAGAGCTGTCGAATTTTAGCGGTTATTAGTAGACTCCACTTGCTTTTCAACtattgttattatatatatatatatacccatagATTCCATTATCTTCCTGTCAGCCAGAATTGACATCTTCTGTACACCAGTGAATTATGAAATATGATTTCAGAAATCCTGCGCATCCAAACCAGGTGCTCCCTGGCTTCTCCAACCCAACTTATGATGTTGCCCTTCATTTTAATTCTACTCCACACCACCTCTTCTGGCTATACTCATTTCATTGATTCATTCCTTGCAAATATTTCTCCTCTCTTGGGTTTCCAAAAGATTCATGCCAAGTTATCAAGGGGCACGTCCAAAGGCAAGCCAACCCAATGAAGCACAGCAGCAGGCCACAGCAAGCTACTGCAGTTTCTGCAAGCGAACACCACAACCATCAATTGTACCATGAGCCCAGTGACAACTGCTATGTGAAATTCAACGGCAGCCATGGACGGATCCTCAGCCTCTTGCTCAAGTTTGTTCTTGCCTTCTCTGTCATCCTCTGCTTTGGTGATCCGATTGCCGTGCTCCTTCTCAGACCAGCCATGGTTGAGGTCAGCTTTGAGAAGGCATCACTAACAAAGTTCAGCATCACCAACAAGAACATCCTGAATTTCAATCTTGCTTTGGATGTCAGAGTGAGGAGCCCCAACAAGAAAATTGGCATCTATTATGAAAGCCTTGAAGCAGTTGCTTTCCACAGGGGCGAGCGGCTTGGTTCGGTTTCGGTGCGGAGTTTCTATCAAGAGCTTGAAAACACGACGTAAGTTCACCCTGTATTTAGGGGCCACTTACCGGCCGGTCACTATGTTGTGGTTGAAGATAGGGCTTTTAGTGCAGGGAGATATGAACCGGAGGTGAATTGCCCTTTGTTGATTCACTTGGGCTCTGTAACTTCATCAAAAAATGCAGAGCTCAAATGGTCAAGATGTGAGGCTGAATTTCACCCTCTGATTTTTTCCCCTCGGATTCTAAGCTATATTGTCCCCTTCACGTTGGTTGTATTATATTTGTTGGTACCGGGTTTTGTACATTTTATACGATTGAGTCttggaggaaaaaggaaagtaCCGTTCAAGCTTTGAATGAAAGGCTTGTGAGTTCAAGTTGAAGAACGTAAAGAGCTGGACGCATGTTCCTGCATCCTTAACTAATCGGTGTAATTCCGCCTAGCCCCTGTTTGCTGATCACGAAAATGTAAAACAAAGATGTAAAGTGTATCGAGAAAATGTAAAACTTCGAGAAAATCTAACTGAAATTTGGGTGGCGATAATGACGTGTATGGATTGTCCTCCTCTTAAGAAGCGATGAAGACAAGTTAGGCATTCAGGTTGAGATCTGTTCTAAGACAGATGAGTATGGCCATGAAGTCCGGATGTCACAAAAGATGGTGTTTTCCTGCCACAGGTTTGTCCTTTTTTCTTAATGCAAGAAAGTAGACACAACTAAGACAAATGAGGAAAAGTGCTACTTCTTTTGAAGTACGTTCTGGTTGAGAGAACGAACACGAGCTGTGGGGGCTGTTGACTGATGTTCTGGGCTGTCTGTTTATTCTTTTGTAAGATGCTTACCCTTTATGTGTTTGTTCTTCTTAACAAAAGAACCAGGGATCTATATATGTTCATGTTAAGGAAAGATGTCAACGGATGAAGATTGGCTACCGTGTGAAGAATCATCTTATCTTATTAAGGAAAGAGATGTCAACGGTTAAAGATTGGCAATCAAGGATTTACCCTGTCAAGAATCTTCTAATATTACCATATGTATAGCAGCCTTGTAACATTGTACTGTGTACAACCTTATTGCCAAATAACTCCACTTTGTAACGTGTAATCAATACATTATATAATCTAAAGAATACTCTTGCAAAAAAAACGCCTACCTTCCTCTCCCTCCGCCTTCTCCCTTCTTGACGGAAAGGTTTTGCTTTCTGTGTCGACGACATGGCACGAGGCCGGACCGTGCTGCTCTTGGCGTTTCTCGTGGCCCTGAGTCTTCTTGTAGATGGTGGCAATGGTGAGATTGCGCTCTTTCCGTCTCTTTCCATCCCGAGTGAAGGAATATTCAACGTTCCTTCTTCTCAAGAGTTGGTCTGAGTGTCTAAAAGGGAGTGAATGATTTTTTACATGCTTTTTGGTGTTTGGCGTCTACTTCTGTTCGAATTCCTACTTTAACTTCATTGCCTGGCTCTATTGACTGTGGTTCTTACAGGGGCAAGAGAAGCAGCTGTTCATGGGTTTGGATCTCCGAACGTAGGGAGAGCAGCAGGAAGCATGCGAAAGACAGAAGAGCGGCAGCTGTCGCAGGTCCCTTCTGGTCCAAACCCTCTTCATCATAATGATAATGGTAGCCCGAGGAAGCCGCAGACTCCTTGATATCGTTTTTCCATAGCGTCAGTTCGCCTTCTACGGCTCACAATTTCACCCTTTTCTCGGTGCGCCAAATCTTTGTGATGGGAAATTTTAGTTAATAAATGGACGTGTGGCTCTGTAGtcatttattttagttaataatttattttagttaataaaTGGACGTGTGGCTCTGTGTTCTTGGCTGACAAGAAATCGAGCGTTCGTACCGGTGACTTTGTGTAGCATCGTTTTCATAATGAAAATTTAAAGCGTAGATGATCTTTGCCGTCTATCTTTcttgtcttttatatatatatatatatatatagaaagagagagagagagagagagagagagagccttcaTATTTGGGATTTGCAGCTTTTCTCTTGCCTACGTTTCTAGCGGCAGGGTTTCTCACAGTACTGGAAATTCCAGACCAAACTAAAGTTTAAGTTTTGATGATGGACACAGCATAGTCCCTCCCATTCCATCCGTCCATGATCCAAACATAGTGTGAGCTGACAAAAAATTCAGTTAATAAGCAATAATTAGCAGAATTACTTCATCTTGGATTGTTATCGTATTGATTAGTTCTCGTTACTCTTTTCTAGTGGGTAAGGCATCAATGTGTGCAAGGCAAGTTTATGAAATTTGTATATCctttataagagaaaaaaatgtaaatattcCAAATTTAATTAACAGCTATCTTAATATAAGTCATCTCATGAATTTGGTTTCTTTCTAATATTATATAACAAATTGTGCTATTATCGTGTATTAATCTTTTGCTTGTGCTCGAGAAAGCCTctctatattttcaaaattctttacGGATGTACAATATAAGTGAAGATCAAACTTCTGTCAACAAATTAACCTTAATGATCAGACTAACATGGCTCAGGTCCCAAAGGTAGAACCTTGATCGCCCATAACTTAATAATGAACCTGAGGAAATTAAACTCTGATCAAACCCATCCAAATGGGAGAGAGAGGCAGATTAAGGCCAGTGTGTCGACgctttttttttatgggtaTGGGTTATTTACGTGAAAGATCGGTTCAGAGATTACGGCAGAATCTTTCTTCTGCGTTTATCGGTGACAGGATCATGAAGGGAAGAAGATTTGCTTTCAATTAACTCTGGGTGTCAGATCTTCGGGAACGCAGAAAACGTAACGCCGGCCGCTTCTTCTTCCTGTCATTAATTTAACAGCTTCAAGTTCAAACCAGAAGACGACGCAGTACTCCATGTTTAATGTGATGCGAGAAGTAGCTAATTTAACGACGACCAACTTCTTCTTAAGACTAAATATCGTTTCATACGTACGATTAAGAGTTGCGGACACACAATCCTCTCGGACAAAACTTTTTCCTGGATCGCATCTCACGATCCGTCCTTCGAAAACAATAATTGCTCGATATGTTATTCTCGATGAAATGTTTTTGCCGTTTGGGCACGAGTGTCCCGCGTTTGGGGCAGTGTCCTACACTTGCCGTCACGAGGGATACGGGACCGATGGGGCTCTTAACGGACTCTCGAGTGTACGAAGAGCAGGACAATaaaagggtattttggtaaaTGGGGAGGACTGAGCATCGCTTAATTAGGAAGAAGAGCGGGAGCGGGAGCGGCATCTCTGGTTCGTGTTTGTAAGGCGACGGCGGTACAGTTGGCCGAGGGTCAGATCCGGATCCTGATGTTTGATTGAAACCTTTCGGGTCCAACCCGTAATCATCATCGCTGGATCTCCAGCCCTGCCTGTTGGACTTGGGCAGATGGAAGattaaagcacaaaaaaaaaagagaagggaagatGTGACGGGCCAGGGACGCTGGGGCGTTCGGATCGGATCGAGTCATAGGAAGAGTTGTTtctatttcatgaatttgctttaTAAATTAGGTCAGATTCTCTTAAAATTGTAACACATTGTTTCATGATTctattttaatatttaagaCAGTTTTATGACACAGTAGCAAGTTGTTATTGTTGCTAAATTGCTACATATGAACCGGAATCGGAACAAATGCCgttttcttaaattcaaatctaaaaaatgttaaaaactttttttgtcCACATCCCACTTTTTTGAATCAATTCGATGGGATATCTAATTCACATAAAAACTTCTTCTTACATCTTCTGTAAGAATACATTAAAAGTGAACAAGTAGTTTGCACCGTTCctggaaaatgaatttgtgGGAATCTACCGAGTCAACCTTCGTATCATTTCTAAGTTTCAAGAGTACAATTTCCATAATTTTCAATGCTCTCTGAAATAAGTTTTTAGAATATATACCGAAGAGGAGCGCAGCTTTATGGACGGTCATAATCCACCAGTAGTGCCTAACATGTCTGTTGAGCTGTCGATTTTTAGCGGTTATTGGTAGACTCCACTTGCTTTTCAACtattgttattatatatatatatatacccatagATTCCATTATCTTCCTGTAAGCCAGAATTGACATCTTCTGTATACCAGTGAATTATGAAATATGATTTCAGAAATCCTGCGCATCCAAACCATGTGCTCCCTGGCTTCCCCAATCCAACTTATGGTGTTGCCTTTCATTTTAATTGTACTTTTCTGGCTATATACTCATTTCATTGATTCATTCCTCGGAAACATTTCTCCTCTCTTGGGTTTCCAAAGGATTCATGCCAAGTGATCGAGGGCAGGTCGAAAAGCAAGCCAACCCAATGAAGCAGAGCAGCAGCCCACCGCAAAGTACTGCAGTTACTGCCAGCGAACACCACAACCATCAATTGTACCATGATAACTGCTATGTGAAATTCAACGGCAACCATGGACGGATCCTCAGCCTCTTGCTCAAGTTTGTTCTTGCCTTCTCTGTCATCCTCTGCTTTGGTGACCTGATTGTCATGCTCCTTCTCAGACCAGCCATGGTTGAAGTCAGCTTTGAGAAGGCATCACTAACAAAATTCAGCATCACCAACAAGAACATCCTGAATTTCAATCTTGCGTTGGATGTTAGAGTGAGGAGCCCCAACAAGAAAATTGGCATCTATTATGAAAGCCTTGAAGCAGTTGCTTTCTACAGGGGCGAGCGGCTTGGTTCCGTTTCGGTGCCAAGTTTCTATCAAGAGCCTGAAAACACGACGTATGTTCACCCTGTATTTAGGGGCCGCTTCCCGGCCGGTCTCGGTTATGGTGTTTTCCGGGATTATATTAATGGGAGACATCAGCGTTGGTTTCAAGTTGACGTTAAGTTTTTCACTAAGTTGTGGTTGAAGATAGGGCCTCTGAGTGCAGGGAGATATGAACCAGAGGTGAATTGCCCTTTGTTGGTTCACTTGGGCTCTGTAACTTCATCAAAAAATGCAGAGCTCAAATGGTCAAGATGTGAGGCTGAATTTCACCATCTGTTTTTTTCCCCTCGGATTCTAAATTATATTGTCCTCTTCACGTTGGTTGTATTATATTTGTTGGTACCGGTTTTTGTACATTTTATATGATTCAGTCttggaggaaaaaggaaactacTGATTCAAGCTTTGAATGAAAGGCTTGTGAGTTGAAGTTGAAGAACGTTAAGAGCTTGACGCATGTTCCTGCCTCCTTAATTGTCGGTGTAATTCCGCCTAACCCCAGTTTGCTGATCCggaaaatgtaaaagaaagaCGTAAAGTGTATCGAGAATCTCAATGAGAACAAAAAGTTTTCATTCATAACTTTaatgtttttgagaaaaatttcGAGAAAACCTAACTGAAATTTAGGTGGCGATAATGACGTGCATGGATTGTCCTCCTCCTAAGAAGCGATGAAGAAAAGTTAGGCATTTAGGTTGAGATCTGTTCTAAGACAGATCAGTATGGCCATGTAGTCCGGATGTCACAAAAGATGGTGTTTCCCTGCCAcatgtttgtcttcttttcttaatCCAAGAAAGAAGACACAACGAAGACAAATGAGGAGAAGTGCTACTTCTTTTGAAGTACGTTCTGATTCAGAGGATGAACACGAGCTGTGGGGCCTGTTGACTGATGTTCTGGTTATGGCCCTTGGCCTATTCTGCTCTGTTTATTCTTTTGTAAGATGCTTACTGTAAGTGTTTGTTCTTCTTAACAAAAGAACTTGGGATCTAAATGTATCCATTACGGTGAGCTTTCAAGGGAAACTGctaaggaagatgaagaaaatttgCTGGTCCAAATAAACATAGATGGATCAAATGCCCATTTTCTTCACACTTGACGGttcatttgtttttaatatCTCGAACTGCAACCTATTAAAACTGAAAGGGTTTAGCTGGTGTATCTAGGATCTGACTGGCGTCAAAAGCAGTCAGAGTTCGAAAGTGATGAACATTACTCTCTGCAAAAGCAGAAAGCGTGTGCAGGCCGGAGGCCAAGGTACCGGTCCAGATTTTTAGCAACTGGGACTGTAATTAAAATCTCGCTGCCTGTCTAGGTGCAGCTTTCTCCTGTAAGAATCAaggaccaaaagaaaaaaaagcagtCCTTTCCCAACACAACCATCATCTTATCATGAGACAGCTTGATGATCGAATTTGCCGCAGTTGGCTCATGGCTTCGTCTTTGTACAACTCTCATAGCCATATACCCACAAATTCATGGTTCAGATTTCTGCTTTTCAATATTAGCGGGAACGCTGCAAGAACCATAACATTTAATGGGCATAATCTATGTCCTGAGATATTCTGAGACCTTTGAAGCTTATAGAATGGCAAGGTTTGGGACTTGGTCTAAGATCATAACTCGACCAACAACATTTACTGTTCCATAAATAAGATTGATATCATTTCATGCTTCCAACTTACCACTCTCCAGTCGAACAGCTGTCAAATAAATACTTTAGTACTTGTTGGGTGGTAGAAGTAGTATTTCATTCGACCACTGGAGGCAGGAGTCCCCACCCTTCCCCTTGTCCC
Coding sequences:
- the LOC116258839 gene encoding NDR1/HIN1-like protein 10, which encodes MKHSSRPQQATAVSASEHHNHQLYHEPSDNCYVKFNGSHGRILSLLLKFVLAFSVILCFGDPIAVLLLRPAMVEVSFEKASLTKFSITNKNILNFNLALDVRVRSPNKKIGIYYESLEAVAFHRGERLGSVSVRSFYQELENTT
- the LOC116258911 gene encoding NDR1/HIN1-like protein 10, with translation MPSDRGQVEKQANPMKQSSSPPQSTAVTASEHHNHQLYHDNCYVKFNGNHGRILSLLLKFVLAFSVILCFGDLIVMLLLRPAMVEVSFEKASLTKFSITNKNILNFNLALDVRVRSPNKKIGIYYESLEAVAFYRGERLGSVSVPSFYQEPENTTYVHPVFRGRFPAGLGYGVFRDYINGRHQRWFQVDVKFFTKLWLKIGPLSAGRYEPEVNCPLLVHLGSVTSSKNAELKWSRFLEEKGNY